In Deltaproteobacteria bacterium, one genomic interval encodes:
- a CDS encoding 4Fe-4S dicluster domain-containing protein, translating to MWEFPLTLPLPEGYNNKVRDLYPSHEHNGYRWAMVVDLDRCIGCAACAVACYAENNIGIVGEQQLIAGREMAWLQVQRYQDPGRPEKVIFLPMLCQHCDNAPCESVCPVFAPHHSKEGLNNQIYNRCIGTRFCSQDCPYKVRRFNWFTWQWPPPLNLQLNPDVTVRSKGVMEKCSFCVQRIKEAHNRAKNEGRAIRDGEVQPACVQTCPTGVFTFGNLMDPNSEVSRKAKDKRAYQVMGYLNTKPAVIYLKKVVQEI from the coding sequence ATGTGGGAGTTTCCCCTCACCCTGCCCTTGCCCGAGGGTTACAACAACAAAGTTAGAGACCTCTATCCTTCCCACGAGCACAACGGCTACCGCTGGGCCATGGTGGTGGACCTGGACAGGTGCATCGGCTGTGCTGCCTGCGCTGTGGCCTGCTATGCAGAAAACAACATCGGCATTGTCGGAGAGCAGCAGCTCATCGCGGGCAGAGAAATGGCCTGGCTCCAGGTGCAGCGCTACCAGGATCCAGGACGGCCGGAAAAGGTGATTTTCCTGCCCATGCTCTGCCAGCACTGCGACAACGCCCCCTGTGAATCGGTCTGCCCCGTGTTTGCGCCGCACCACTCTAAGGAAGGGTTGAACAATCAAATCTACAACCGCTGCATCGGCACCCGGTTCTGTTCACAGGATTGTCCCTACAAGGTCCGACGCTTCAACTGGTTCACCTGGCAATGGCCGCCCCCGTTGAACCTGCAACTGAACCCGGATGTAACGGTTCGCAGTAAAGGGGTGATGGAAAAGTGCTCCTTTTGCGTGCAGCGCATCAAGGAGGCGCACAATAGGGCAAAAAATGAGGGTAGGGCCATCAGGGATGGCGAGGTCCAGCCTGCCTGCGTGCAGACCTGTCCCACGGGCGTGTTCACCTTTGGCAACCTCATGGACCCCAACAGCGAGGTCAGCAGGAAAGCAAAGGACAAAAGGGCCTACCAGGTCATGGGCTACCTGAACACCAAACCAGCAGTGATCTACCTGAAAAAAGTGGTCCAGGAAATATGA